One part of the Prunus persica cultivar Lovell chromosome G5, Prunus_persica_NCBIv2, whole genome shotgun sequence genome encodes these proteins:
- the LOC18776801 gene encoding FKBP12-interacting protein of 37 kDa — protein sequence MATHTRIDDDDDFGGDFPGAHNNRRPGKKRSFGDLEDEEDDFFGSKQGNSKVEETAPGVATGMILSLRESLQNCKDTLATCQTELEAAKSEIRKWHSSFQNEHFITPGTSPDPKLVINYLQSLKNSEELLKEQLEKAKKKEAAFIVTFAKREQEIAELKSAVRDLKAQLKPPSMQARRLLLDPAIHEEFTRLKNLVEEKEKKVKELNDNIAAVQFTPTSKMGKQLMAKCRTLQEENEEIGNEASEGKMHELSMKLALQKSQNAELRSQFEGLHKHMEGLTNDVERSNEMVRIMQEQLDERDCEIKRLKQELEQKSLIEEEKAEPSSDSRKVSDEVIESEEVTT from the exons ATGGCTACCCACACTCGTATCGATGAC GATGATGATTTTGGAGGCGATTTTCCTGGAGCTCACAATAACAGGCGGCCTG GTAAAAAGAGAAGCTTTGGGGATCTTGAGGACGAAGAAGACGATTTTTTTGGCTCAAAACAG GGTAACTCAAAAGTTGAAGAAACTGCTCCTGGTGTTGCAACAGGAATGATTTTGTCTCTTCGTGAGAG TCTTCAAAACTGTAAAGATACTCTTGCAACATGCCAA ACGGAACTTGAAGCTGCAAAATCTGAGATTCGAAAGTGGCATTcttcatttcagaatgaacacTTCATAACTCCCGGAACTTCTCCCG ATCCTAAATTGGTCATCAATTATCTTCAATCCCTGAAGAACTCCGAGGAATTGTTAAAAGAACAG TTagagaaagcaaagaaaaaggaagctgCGTTTATTGTCACATTTGCAAAACGGGAGCAGGAGATAGCAGAGCTCAAG TCTGCAGTTCGGGATCTTAAAGCTCAACTGAAGCCACCATCAATGCAG GCAAGAAGATTGTTACTTGATCCAGCAATTCATGAAGAGTTTACTCGTCTAAAG AATTTGGTTgaggagaaggagaaaaagGTGAAGGAGTTGAATGACAACATTGCTGCTGTTCAATTTACTCCTACAAGCAAGATGGGGAAGCAGTTAATGGCTAAATGTAGGACCCTGCAAGAGGAAAATGAGGAGATAGGCAATGAAGCTTCTGAGGGAAAG ATGCATGAATTATCTATGAAACTTGCTTTGCAAAAATCCCAAAATGCAGAACTGAGAAGTCAATTTGAAG GATTGCACAAACATATGGAGGGGCTCACAAATGACGTTGAAAGATCAAATGAAATG GTGCGTATCATGCAAGAGCAGCTAGATGAGAGAGATTGTGAGATCAAACGGTTAAAGCAGGAGCTGGAGCAGAAGAGCTTAATAGAGGAGGAGAAAGCAGAGCCATCTTCTGATAGTAGGAAAGTCAGCGACGAAGTGATTGAGTCTGAGGAAGTCACCacctaa
- the LOC18777838 gene encoding uncharacterized protein LOC18777838 isoform X2, with the protein MPVADFTMTRTLVGTIALGMVFTTNSKMETTCFFPLIRWSDFWFGWKYYFQADNLETCETQVTAPIQRELFAHESECIEIVPQEPIGISGTTECCSSSDVPENPPPTSEWLEDTLIDLYLSGYSNLEANAADDMTVFPETDVEFGSNGNKDSHELNEGELILDDHDAAIKSSENVSDEGVSLDEENWRAQYGQVIQSEEVSIPESSPVSLWDWEMITKPRKDGKGEVARLVGRLVRRSAKLHPSMPSGGGLLKTAPICEVHLDLVRVITGQVYKLRSPSIRYLSSLSTYDSSNPTKDWGFPELSVNTQILALSKSSGNSESITADGVAVSKDSSLLPGQIYEKHESYTYRDRAADRRALHGGFGVGPGQKNSLIGDSDSPPGSTEEAAAEALNMSFGVGSYARKLLENMGWKEGEALGKSTKGLVEPIQAHSNIGNAGLGWPQGRFKRP; encoded by the exons ATGCCGGTAGCGGATTTTACCATGACCCGAACGCTGGTTGGTACTATAGCACTCGGGATGGTCTTTACTACAAATTCGAAGATGGAAACTACGTGCTTCTTCCCTCTCATCAG GTGGAGTGATTTCTGGTTTGGttggaaatattattttcaggCTGATAATTTGGAAACATGTGAAACCCAAGTGACTGCTCCCATTCAAAGAGAGCTTTTTGCACATGAAAgtgaatgcatagaaattgtTCCTCAGGAACCGATTGGAATTTCAG GCACCACAGAGTGCTGCAGTAGCAGTGATGTACCTGAAAATCCCCCTCCCACCTCAGAATG GTTAGAAGATACGCTTATTGATCTTTATTTGTCTGGTTATTCCAACTTAGAAGCCAATGCTGCTGATGATATGACAGTCTTTCCCGAAACAGATGTTGAGTTTGGATCCAATG GGAACAAAGATAGTCACGAGCTCAATGAAGGTGAATTGATTCTGGATGACCATGATGCTGCAATTAAATCAAGTGAAAATGTTTCTGATGAAG GTGTTTCATTGGATGAAGAGAACTGGCGAGCTCAATATGGTCAGGTCATTCAATCTGAAGAAGTTTCAATCCCAGAGTCCTCGCCTGTAAGTTTATGGGACTGGGAAATGATCACAAAGCCCAGAAAGGATGGAAAAGGTGAGGTAGCAAGGCTTGTCGGGAGATTAGTGAGGCGGTCTGCTAAGCTTCATCCATCTATGCCTTCTGGTGGTGGTCTTCTAAAAACTGCTCCAATATGTGAAGTACATCTTGATCTGGTACGAGTTATAACAG GACAAGTCTATAAGTTGCGGAGCCCCAGTATACGATACTTATCTTCCTTGTCAACTTATGATTCTTCCAACCCAACCAAAGATTGGGGCTTCCCTGAATTATCAGTCAACACACAAATTCTGGCCCTCTCTAAATCCAGTGGAAACAGTGAATCAATAACTGCAGATGGAGTGGCAGTTAGCAAGGATTCATCTTTGTTGCCAGGCCAAATATATGAAAAG CATGAAAGCTATACATATAGGGATAGAGCTGCTGATAGAAGAGCCTTGCACGGTGGTTTCGGTGTGGGTCCAGGACAAAAGAATTCACTAATTGGTGATAGTGATTCGCCACCAGGCTCTACAGAAGAAGCTGCAGCAGAGGCCTTGAACATGTCATTTGGAGTTGGTAGTTATGCCAGAAAACTTTTAGAAAACATGGGCTGGAAGGag GGAGAGGCACTTGGCAAAAGTACAAAGGGATTAGTTGAACCTATTCAAGCACACAGCAACATTGGTAATGCTGGATTAGGGTGGCCTCAGGGAAGATTTAAGCGTCCCTGA
- the LOC18777838 gene encoding uncharacterized protein LOC18777838 isoform X1, whose translation MEGPSPSATEPGSQDSHNAFVWDESSQLYFHAGSGFYHDPNAGWYYSTRDGLYYKFEDGNYVLLPSHQADNLETCETQVTAPIQRELFAHESECIEIVPQEPIGISGTTECCSSSDVPENPPPTSEWLEDTLIDLYLSGYSNLEANAADDMTVFPETDVEFGSNGNKDSHELNEGELILDDHDAAIKSSENVSDEGVSLDEENWRAQYGQVIQSEEVSIPESSPVSLWDWEMITKPRKDGKGEVARLVGRLVRRSAKLHPSMPSGGGLLKTAPICEVHLDLVRVITGQVYKLRSPSIRYLSSLSTYDSSNPTKDWGFPELSVNTQILALSKSSGNSESITADGVAVSKDSSLLPGQIYEKHESYTYRDRAADRRALHGGFGVGPGQKNSLIGDSDSPPGSTEEAAAEALNMSFGVGSYARKLLENMGWKEGEALGKSTKGLVEPIQAHSNIGNAGLGWPQGRFKRP comes from the exons ATGGAGGGTCCGAGTCCTAGTGCCACAGAACCCGGTTCCCAAGACTCCCACAACGCCTTTGTTTGGGACGAAAGCTCTCAGCTTTATTTCCATGCCGGTAGCGGATTTTACCATGACCCGAACGCTGGTTGGTACTATAGCACTCGGGATGGTCTTTACTACAAATTCGAAGATGGAAACTACGTGCTTCTTCCCTCTCATCAG gCTGATAATTTGGAAACATGTGAAACCCAAGTGACTGCTCCCATTCAAAGAGAGCTTTTTGCACATGAAAgtgaatgcatagaaattgtTCCTCAGGAACCGATTGGAATTTCAG GCACCACAGAGTGCTGCAGTAGCAGTGATGTACCTGAAAATCCCCCTCCCACCTCAGAATG GTTAGAAGATACGCTTATTGATCTTTATTTGTCTGGTTATTCCAACTTAGAAGCCAATGCTGCTGATGATATGACAGTCTTTCCCGAAACAGATGTTGAGTTTGGATCCAATG GGAACAAAGATAGTCACGAGCTCAATGAAGGTGAATTGATTCTGGATGACCATGATGCTGCAATTAAATCAAGTGAAAATGTTTCTGATGAAG GTGTTTCATTGGATGAAGAGAACTGGCGAGCTCAATATGGTCAGGTCATTCAATCTGAAGAAGTTTCAATCCCAGAGTCCTCGCCTGTAAGTTTATGGGACTGGGAAATGATCACAAAGCCCAGAAAGGATGGAAAAGGTGAGGTAGCAAGGCTTGTCGGGAGATTAGTGAGGCGGTCTGCTAAGCTTCATCCATCTATGCCTTCTGGTGGTGGTCTTCTAAAAACTGCTCCAATATGTGAAGTACATCTTGATCTGGTACGAGTTATAACAG GACAAGTCTATAAGTTGCGGAGCCCCAGTATACGATACTTATCTTCCTTGTCAACTTATGATTCTTCCAACCCAACCAAAGATTGGGGCTTCCCTGAATTATCAGTCAACACACAAATTCTGGCCCTCTCTAAATCCAGTGGAAACAGTGAATCAATAACTGCAGATGGAGTGGCAGTTAGCAAGGATTCATCTTTGTTGCCAGGCCAAATATATGAAAAG CATGAAAGCTATACATATAGGGATAGAGCTGCTGATAGAAGAGCCTTGCACGGTGGTTTCGGTGTGGGTCCAGGACAAAAGAATTCACTAATTGGTGATAGTGATTCGCCACCAGGCTCTACAGAAGAAGCTGCAGCAGAGGCCTTGAACATGTCATTTGGAGTTGGTAGTTATGCCAGAAAACTTTTAGAAAACATGGGCTGGAAGGag GGAGAGGCACTTGGCAAAAGTACAAAGGGATTAGTTGAACCTATTCAAGCACACAGCAACATTGGTAATGCTGGATTAGGGTGGCCTCAGGGAAGATTTAAGCGTCCCTGA